A stretch of the Malus sylvestris chromosome 10, drMalSylv7.2, whole genome shotgun sequence genome encodes the following:
- the LOC126587877 gene encoding uncharacterized protein LOC126587877 isoform X2, giving the protein MVTVCQTCGDKGIEDALLYCVKCQNYALHRYYLNVPAQNIFDEDLTWLCEDCDPKIVKPSRIDKSVRSTEICLNKKFKKRKKKSNRKTLPIYGAKKKVRKCEGANMKVQICEGPNMKVYEGANTKVQICEGSTSEHEAEGSNDCDNGQKLGSRCSEVHMDEFNSSDDVAKSVETSLVATCDPLKISAIICYVAAQPIIDPIWRGSLSIFNKDFNIVSGLVAHLSSLACPKVREEAELLPLLLFPELVNRTDVWPKVFEKCGPNDQSIALYFFPDNERDEKDFDTLVVSMIHDDLARLGKISSSSTVACEAPTLSQKKKKKKVLDFLFGLSCLGQLCSHCMKTNCEICTYGTWTFR; this is encoded by the exons ATG GTGACTGTTTGTCAAACGTGTGGGGACAAAGGTATCGAAGATGCTTTGCTTTACTGTGTCAAATGCCAGAATTATGCTCTTCATCG TTATTACCTTAATGTACCAGCACAGAATATTTTTGATGAAGATCTGACTTGGCTTTGTGAGGATTGTGATCCAAAGATTGTAAAACCTTCTAGAATTGATAAATCGGTAAGATCAACGGAAATTTGTCTTAACAAGAAGTtcaagaagaggaaaaagaagagtAACAGAAAGACTTTACCTATATACGGGGCTAAAAAGAAGGTGCGGAAATGTGAAGGGGCTAACATGAAGGTGCAGATATGTGAAGGGCCTAACATGAAGGTATATGAAGGGGCTAACACAAAGGTGCAGATATGTGAAGGTAGTACCTCTGAACATGAGGCCGAGGGTAGTAATGATTGTGATAATGGTCAGAAGCTTGGTAGTCGGTGCAGTGAGGTTCATATGGATGAATTCAATTCCTCTGATGACGTTGCCAAATCTGTGGAAACCTCTCTAGTTGCTACTTGCGACCCTTTAAAAATCTCAGCAATCATTTGTTATGTTGCTGCACAGCCTATTATTGATCCAATCTGGAG gggaagtctcagcataTTCAACAAAGACTTCAACATTGTTAGTGGACTTGTAGCCCATCTTTCTAGCTTAGCATGTCCTAAAGTGCGTGAGGAGGCAGAATTGCTACCGTTGCTGCTTTTTCCAGAACTGGTTAATAGAACAGATGTGTGGCCCAAAGTTTTCGAGAAGTGTGGACCTAACGATCAGAGTATTGCTCTTTATTTCTTTCCTGATAACGAAAG AGATGAGAAGGATTTTGATACCCTGGTGGTTAGCATGATCCATGATGATTTAGCAAGATTAGGCAAGATTAGCTCTTCGTCAACAGTCGCGTGCGAGGCACCAACCctctcccaaaaaaaaaaaaaaaaaaaagtgttagaCTTCTTGTTCGGCCTGTCATGTTTAGGGCAGCTTTGTTCCCATTGTATGAAAACTAATTGTGAAATCTGTACATATGGCACTTGGACTTTTAGGTAA
- the LOC126587877 gene encoding uncharacterized protein LOC126587877 isoform X1, which produces MMQVTVCQTCGDKGIEDALLYCVKCQNYALHRYYLNVPAQNIFDEDLTWLCEDCDPKIVKPSRIDKSVRSTEICLNKKFKKRKKKSNRKTLPIYGAKKKVRKCEGANMKVQICEGPNMKVYEGANTKVQICEGSTSEHEAEGSNDCDNGQKLGSRCSEVHMDEFNSSDDVAKSVETSLVATCDPLKISAIICYVAAQPIIDPIWRGSLSIFNKDFNIVSGLVAHLSSLACPKVREEAELLPLLLFPELVNRTDVWPKVFEKCGPNDQSIALYFFPDNERDEKDFDTLVVSMIHDDLARLGKISSSSTVACEAPTLSQKKKKKKVLDFLFGLSCLGQLCSHCMKTNCEICTYGTWTFR; this is translated from the exons ATG ATGCAGGTGACTGTTTGTCAAACGTGTGGGGACAAAGGTATCGAAGATGCTTTGCTTTACTGTGTCAAATGCCAGAATTATGCTCTTCATCG TTATTACCTTAATGTACCAGCACAGAATATTTTTGATGAAGATCTGACTTGGCTTTGTGAGGATTGTGATCCAAAGATTGTAAAACCTTCTAGAATTGATAAATCGGTAAGATCAACGGAAATTTGTCTTAACAAGAAGTtcaagaagaggaaaaagaagagtAACAGAAAGACTTTACCTATATACGGGGCTAAAAAGAAGGTGCGGAAATGTGAAGGGGCTAACATGAAGGTGCAGATATGTGAAGGGCCTAACATGAAGGTATATGAAGGGGCTAACACAAAGGTGCAGATATGTGAAGGTAGTACCTCTGAACATGAGGCCGAGGGTAGTAATGATTGTGATAATGGTCAGAAGCTTGGTAGTCGGTGCAGTGAGGTTCATATGGATGAATTCAATTCCTCTGATGACGTTGCCAAATCTGTGGAAACCTCTCTAGTTGCTACTTGCGACCCTTTAAAAATCTCAGCAATCATTTGTTATGTTGCTGCACAGCCTATTATTGATCCAATCTGGAG gggaagtctcagcataTTCAACAAAGACTTCAACATTGTTAGTGGACTTGTAGCCCATCTTTCTAGCTTAGCATGTCCTAAAGTGCGTGAGGAGGCAGAATTGCTACCGTTGCTGCTTTTTCCAGAACTGGTTAATAGAACAGATGTGTGGCCCAAAGTTTTCGAGAAGTGTGGACCTAACGATCAGAGTATTGCTCTTTATTTCTTTCCTGATAACGAAAG AGATGAGAAGGATTTTGATACCCTGGTGGTTAGCATGATCCATGATGATTTAGCAAGATTAGGCAAGATTAGCTCTTCGTCAACAGTCGCGTGCGAGGCACCAACCctctcccaaaaaaaaaaaaaaaaaaaagtgttagaCTTCTTGTTCGGCCTGTCATGTTTAGGGCAGCTTTGTTCCCATTGTATGAAAACTAATTGTGAAATCTGTACATATGGCACTTGGACTTTTAGGTAA